Within Prochlorococcus marinus XMU1411, the genomic segment AAAAAGTTCTTTCTAAGTTTTTTAAAAAAAATAATCTTTTTTGTATTTCTGAAAGATTAAATTCATTATTATCTGTTTCTTGTATGTATAAATTAAGAGCATTAATAAGATCTTCAACACAAGTTTGGATAAATAATAACTTTTCTCTAAATATTTGAATTTGTAAATCAAAATTCGCTGATCTATTTAAATTTTTTAATGATTGATTTATCAAAAATGAAACTGATGGTTCATCATGACTAAATTTATTTAAATTATCCAACGATGATTGAATTGAATTATTTATTTCAAGATTATTTACAAGTTTATTTTCTAGTAGCTCTAATTCTATAATCTCCTCGCTGGAATCTAAGTTAGCTTCCTCTAAACTCTTCAACATTTGTTTAACTACTAAGTTATTTTCTTCTTGTTTCCTAAAAGATTCTATTTTTTCATTCAGTAATCCTTTTAAAAGCTGACTTTCTCCCCATATTTTTTTAATCTTTATACTAGTATCTCTCAATTCTTGCGAACATAAATCATCTATTATTGATCTTTTTTTATCTTGAGTATCAAATATAAACGTATCTGATTGACCTGCAAAATCTATCAATAATCGTCCAAGTTCTTCTAATAATCTTTTATTAATTGCTAAATTGTTAAGGCTATATTTAGATAAAACTTTCTTATTTTTTCTATAAGATTTTCTCTTAATATTTAGTACTGAAGAACTAGTTTTAAAACCATTACTGATTAACCAGTTATTAATTTGAAAAGAAGAAGAAAATTTTGCCTCGATAACACAATGATCTTTCCCTTTACGTATTAAGTGCTTTAAAGGTATATTAGTTCCACCAAATAACACATCTAAGGAGTCTAAAATCAGTGATTTTCCTGAACCAGAATCTCCAGTAATGATGTTTAAACCTTTTTCGAAATTAATTTCTATAATTTCAATTAAGGCAATATTTTCTATCTT encodes:
- a CDS encoding AAA family ATPase; its protein translation is MLIQLKIENIALIEIIEINFEKGLNIITGDSGSGKSLILDSLDVLFGGTNIPLKHLIRKGKDHCVIEAKFSSSFQINNWLISNGFKTSSSVLNIKRKSYRKNKKVLSKYSLNNLAINKRLLEELGRLLIDFAGQSDTFIFDTQDKKRSIIDDLCSQELRDTSIKIKKIWGESQLLKGLLNEKIESFRKQEENNLVVKQMLKSLEEANLDSSEEIIELELLENKLVNNLEINNSIQSSLDNLNKFSHDEPSVSFLINQSLKNLNRSANFDLQIQIFREKLLFIQTCVEDLINALNLYIQETDNNEFNLSEIQKRLFFLKNLERTFSLDLPQLIDKRNQLRRYFLKNDQDDEIRNIENQIKNLESNLNCLFITQSKERKKIAKELQDSVIFILRNLGLENANFSIQFTECKPSGDGIDNINFLFSANPDQKLAELSNVISGGEMSRFLLAIKSSISKKPNTFFFDEIDNGLSGKSLFSLVELIKKISKDQQVLCITHQPTLAAAGLAHFKVNKNVIDGITYTSISKLTSKKQRKHELVSLIGGGSSELNEYASRLLEQAAA